A region from the Micrococcus cohnii genome encodes:
- the rpoB gene encoding DNA-directed RNA polymerase subunit beta yields the protein MVASSTSNETAQFSPRSGASAGRISFAKIAEPLDVPDLLALQTESFDRLVGNERWAERVEKARQEGDQSVPVTSGLTDIFEEISPIEDFQGTMSLSFTEPEFADAKMPEEECKERDATFSAPLYVKAEFMNNETGEIKQQTVFMGDFPLMTRNGTFVINGTERVVVSQLVRSPGAYFERTPDKTSDKEIFSAKIIPSRGAWFELEVDKRDQVGVRLDRKRKQPVTVLLKALGWTESRILEEFGHYDSIRATLEKDGTADQDEALLDIYRKLRPGEPAAVDAAQTLLNNLYFTPKRYDLAKVGRYKLNRKLGVDVPLTDENASVLTEDDVTQMVHFICALHAGESTVKGKRDGQETEVRVEIDDIDHFGNRRIRAVGELIENQIRTGLSRMERVVRERMTTQDVEAITPQTLINIRPVVASIKEFFGTSQLSQFMDQNNPLAGLTHKRRLSALGPGGLSRDRAGMEVRDVHPSHYGRMCPIETPEGPNIGLIGSLATFGRINSFGFIETPYRRVENGVVTDKVDYLTADDELECQIAQANAPVGEDSRFSEELVLCRQRGGGGEPVLVASDDIDYMDVSPRQMVSAATALIPFLEHDDANRALMGANMQRQAVPLLQSQAPYVGTGMEKYVAIDAGDSVTAAQPGVVTEVAADLVTVMNDDGTTTHYPIMKFARSNQGNAYNQRVRVSEGDRVEKYSVIADGPATDNGELALGKNLLVAFMPWEGLNYEDAIILSQRMVSEDVLTSIHIEEHEVDARDTKLGAEEITRDIPNVSEEVLSQLDERGIIHIGAEVEAGDILVGRVTPKGETELTPEERLLRAIFGEKSREVRDTSLKVPHGESGTVIGVRIFDRDEDDDLPPGVNQLVRVYVAQKRKITDGDKMAGRHGNKGVISKILPVEDMPFLADGTPVDIILNPLGVPGRMNLGQVMELHLGWAASRGWDIQGEPEWIKDLPNFPRQSGPVNVATPVFDGAEAYEIEGLLGHVNVTRDGERLMGQNGKTTLYDGRSGEPFPDPISVGYMYMLKLHHLVDDKIHARSTGPYSMITQQPLGGKAQFGGQRFGEMEVWALEAYGAAFTLQELLTIKSDDIHGRVKVYEAIVKGENIPEPGVPESFKVLIKEMQSLCLNVEVLSADGQTIEMRDAEDENFRAADELGIDLSHAEPSSVEEV from the coding sequence GTGGTCGCCTCGAGCACCTCCAACGAAACCGCTCAGTTCTCCCCCCGGTCCGGCGCCTCAGCCGGCCGCATCTCCTTCGCCAAGATCGCCGAGCCGCTCGACGTGCCCGATCTGCTGGCGCTGCAGACCGAATCCTTCGACCGTCTGGTCGGCAACGAGCGCTGGGCCGAGCGCGTCGAGAAGGCCCGCCAGGAGGGGGACCAGTCGGTTCCCGTCACCTCCGGCCTCACGGACATCTTCGAGGAGATCTCCCCGATCGAGGACTTCCAGGGCACCATGTCCCTGTCCTTCACGGAGCCGGAGTTCGCCGACGCGAAGATGCCGGAGGAGGAGTGCAAGGAGCGCGACGCGACCTTCTCGGCCCCGCTGTACGTCAAGGCCGAGTTCATGAACAACGAGACCGGCGAGATCAAGCAGCAGACCGTGTTCATGGGCGACTTCCCGCTCATGACGCGCAACGGCACCTTCGTGATCAACGGCACCGAGCGCGTTGTCGTCTCGCAGCTGGTCCGCTCGCCGGGCGCCTACTTCGAGCGCACCCCGGACAAGACGTCGGACAAGGAGATCTTCTCCGCGAAGATCATCCCCTCGCGCGGTGCCTGGTTCGAGCTCGAGGTGGACAAGCGCGACCAGGTCGGCGTGCGCCTGGACCGCAAGCGCAAGCAGCCGGTCACCGTGCTGCTCAAGGCTCTCGGCTGGACCGAGTCCCGCATCCTCGAGGAGTTCGGTCACTACGACTCGATTCGCGCGACCCTCGAGAAGGACGGCACGGCCGACCAGGACGAGGCGCTGCTGGACATCTATCGCAAGCTGCGCCCGGGCGAGCCCGCCGCCGTCGACGCCGCGCAGACCCTGCTGAACAACCTCTACTTCACGCCGAAGCGCTATGACCTGGCCAAGGTCGGCCGGTACAAGCTCAACCGCAAGCTCGGCGTCGACGTGCCGCTCACCGACGAGAACGCCTCGGTGCTCACCGAGGACGACGTCACGCAGATGGTGCACTTCATCTGCGCGCTGCACGCCGGCGAGAGCACCGTCAAGGGCAAGCGCGACGGCCAGGAGACCGAGGTCCGCGTCGAGATCGACGACATCGACCACTTCGGCAACCGCCGCATCCGCGCCGTGGGCGAGCTGATCGAGAATCAGATCCGCACGGGCCTGTCCCGCATGGAGCGCGTCGTGCGCGAGCGCATGACCACCCAGGATGTCGAGGCGATCACCCCGCAGACCCTGATCAACATCCGCCCCGTCGTGGCGTCGATCAAGGAGTTCTTCGGCACCTCGCAGCTCTCCCAGTTCATGGACCAGAACAACCCGCTTGCGGGCCTGACGCACAAGCGCCGCCTCTCGGCGCTCGGCCCGGGCGGCCTCTCGCGCGACCGGGCCGGCATGGAGGTCCGTGACGTCCACCCGTCGCACTACGGACGCATGTGCCCGATCGAGACCCCGGAAGGCCCGAACATCGGCCTGATCGGCTCTCTGGCGACGTTCGGCCGCATCAATTCGTTCGGCTTCATCGAGACCCCGTACCGCCGGGTCGAGAACGGCGTGGTCACCGACAAGGTCGACTACCTGACCGCGGACGACGAGCTCGAGTGCCAGATCGCCCAGGCGAACGCCCCGGTGGGCGAGGACAGCCGCTTCTCTGAGGAGCTCGTGCTCTGCCGTCAGCGCGGCGGCGGCGGTGAGCCCGTGCTCGTCGCCTCGGACGACATCGACTACATGGACGTCTCGCCCCGGCAGATGGTCTCGGCGGCGACCGCCCTGATCCCGTTCCTCGAGCATGACGACGCCAACCGCGCGCTCATGGGCGCGAACATGCAGCGTCAGGCCGTGCCGCTGCTGCAGTCGCAGGCTCCCTACGTGGGCACCGGCATGGAGAAGTACGTCGCGATCGACGCCGGCGACTCCGTGACGGCCGCGCAGCCGGGCGTCGTGACCGAGGTCGCCGCGGACCTGGTGACCGTCATGAACGACGACGGCACCACGACGCACTACCCGATCATGAAGTTCGCGCGCTCGAACCAGGGCAATGCGTACAACCAGCGTGTGCGCGTCTCCGAGGGCGACCGCGTCGAGAAATACTCGGTGATCGCCGACGGTCCGGCCACGGACAACGGCGAGCTCGCGCTCGGCAAGAACCTGCTCGTGGCGTTCATGCCGTGGGAGGGCCTCAACTACGAGGACGCGATCATCCTGTCCCAGCGCATGGTCTCCGAGGACGTGCTGACCTCGATCCACATCGAGGAGCACGAGGTCGACGCCCGTGACACCAAGCTCGGCGCCGAGGAGATCACCCGGGACATCCCGAACGTGTCCGAGGAGGTGCTCTCGCAGCTCGACGAGCGCGGCATCATCCACATCGGCGCCGAGGTCGAGGCCGGCGACATCCTCGTGGGCCGTGTGACCCCGAAGGGCGAGACGGAGCTGACCCCGGAGGAGCGCCTGCTGCGCGCCATCTTCGGCGAGAAGTCCCGCGAGGTCCGCGACACGTCGCTGAAGGTGCCGCACGGCGAGTCCGGCACCGTGATCGGCGTGCGGATCTTCGACCGTGACGAGGACGACGACCTGCCCCCGGGCGTCAACCAGCTCGTGCGCGTCTACGTCGCGCAGAAGCGCAAGATCACCGACGGTGACAAGATGGCCGGCCGTCACGGCAACAAGGGCGTCATCTCCAAGATCCTGCCGGTCGAGGACATGCCGTTCCTCGCCGACGGCACCCCGGTGGACATCATCCTGAACCCGCTCGGCGTGCCCGGCCGCATGAACCTCGGCCAGGTCATGGAGCTGCACCTGGGCTGGGCCGCCTCGCGCGGCTGGGACATCCAGGGCGAGCCGGAGTGGATCAAGGACCTGCCGAACTTCCCGCGCCAGTCCGGTCCGGTCAACGTCGCCACCCCGGTGTTCGACGGCGCCGAGGCCTACGAGATCGAGGGCCTGCTCGGCCACGTCAACGTGACCCGCGACGGGGAACGTCTGATGGGCCAGAACGGCAAGACCACGCTGTACGACGGCCGCTCCGGCGAACCGTTCCCGGACCCGATCTCCGTCGGCTACATGTACATGCTGAAGCTGCACCACCTGGTGGATGACAAGATCCACGCGCGCTCGACGGGTCCGTACTCGATGATCACGCAGCAGCCGCTGGGCGGTAAGGCCCAGTTCGGCGGCCAGCGCTTCGGCGAGATGGAGGTGTGGGCGCTCGAGGCCTATGGCGCGGCGTTCACCCTCCAGGAGCTGCTCACCATCAAGTCGGACGACATCCACGGCCGCGTGAAGGTGTACGAGGCCATCGTGAAGGGCGAGAACATCCCGGAGCCGGGCGTTCCGGAGTCCTTCAAGGTGCTCATCAAGGAGATGCAGTCGCTGTGCCTGAACGTGGAGGTCCTCTCCGCGGACGGTCAGACCATCGAGATGCGGGACGCGGAGGACGAGAACTTCCGGGCCGCGGACGAGCTCGGCATCGACCTCTCCCACGCCGAGCCCAGCTCGGTCGAGGAAGTCTGA
- the rplL gene encoding 50S ribosomal protein L7/L12 produces MAKLTTEELLAAFEELTLVELSEFITAFEEKFDVTAAAPVAMAAGGAAAGGGEAEAAEEKSEFDVILEAAGDKKIGVIKEVRALTSLGLKEAKELVDGAPKPVLEGASKEDAEKAKEQLEGAGATVSLK; encoded by the coding sequence ATGGCCAAGCTGACCACCGAAGAGCTGCTCGCCGCGTTCGAGGAGCTGACCCTCGTCGAGCTGTCCGAGTTCATCACGGCGTTCGAGGAGAAGTTCGACGTCACCGCCGCCGCCCCCGTGGCGATGGCCGCGGGCGGCGCCGCCGCCGGCGGCGGCGAGGCCGAGGCCGCTGAGGAGAAGTCGGAGTTCGACGTCATCCTCGAGGCCGCCGGCGACAAGAAGATCGGCGTCATCAAGGAGGTGCGCGCCCTCACCTCGCTCGGCCTGAAGGAGGCCAAGGAGCTCGTGGACGGCGCCCCGAAGCCGGTCCTCGAGGGCGCCTCCAAGGAGGACGCCGAGAAGGCCAAGGAGCAGCTCGAGGGCGCCGGCGCCACCGTCTCCCTCAAGTGA
- the rplJ gene encoding 50S ribosomal protein L10: MATSEKTTAVAELTELFRQSSAAVLTEYRGLSVGELKELRDTIRQDATYAVAKNTLTEIAAKEAGIEGLEAHLSGPTAIAFVNGDAVNVAKALRDFAKDHENLVLKGGYMDGQPVDRESVLKIADLESREVLLSKFAGAMKGSMSKAAALFQAPLSKTARTVEALRAQQDQAA, from the coding sequence ATGGCGACGTCCGAGAAGACGACGGCGGTGGCTGAGCTGACGGAGCTGTTCCGCCAGTCCAGCGCGGCCGTGCTGACGGAATACCGTGGGCTGTCGGTGGGGGAGCTCAAGGAGCTTCGCGACACCATCCGGCAGGACGCGACCTACGCCGTGGCGAAGAACACGCTCACTGAGATCGCGGCCAAGGAAGCCGGCATCGAGGGCCTCGAGGCCCACCTGTCCGGCCCCACCGCGATCGCCTTCGTGAACGGCGATGCCGTGAACGTCGCGAAGGCCCTGCGTGACTTTGCCAAGGACCACGAGAACCTCGTGCTCAAGGGCGGCTACATGGACGGCCAGCCCGTGGACCGGGAGAGCGTGCTGAAGATCGCGGACCTCGAGTCCCGCGAGGTTCTGCTCTCCAAGTTCGCCGGCGCGATGAAGGGCAGCATGTCCAAGGCCGCCGCCCTGTTCCAGGCCCCGCTGTCCAAGACCGCTCGCACGGTCGAGGCCCTGCGGGCTCAGCAGGACCAGGCTGCCTGA